In a genomic window of Halalkaliarchaeum sp. AArc-CO:
- a CDS encoding Nramp family divalent metal transporter — protein MGSEAMTDSNKSGNRITNYLRAIGPALFLAAVVVGPGSIALSTIAGGLYGYSLVWVPIITTIFMITYVWMAARIALVTGETIFGATRKKYSQNIAFLGGFFGFLTILAFQVGNNAGIGFASEALVGGDVRLWAAVFTLVAIGFVWLPDLYDKIEWLVRIVVGIMLIAFVGTLALVGVDLNAAAVGLVPSFPTFDAVTLSLGMAATTFSIAAAVYISHLMAEKEWGPERLTQQSADTIIGIAVLGLIATIILLTSAAVIFEGAGEPVFSAHGMALQLEPLVGPGAFYLFTIGFFFAALSSLVVNALIGATLFVDGRDMDPSMDERPVKMWASAAMLVGLLPVLVFQENPIEILRLAQALAIVAFPLLAFLVLAIYTDEDMMGEYVSGPVIKGLGIIGYFTVIGIILNYFYEVWQFLT, from the coding sequence ATGGGATCGGAAGCCATGACTGACAGTAACAAATCCGGTAATCGAATTACCAACTACCTGCGTGCCATCGGGCCGGCGTTATTTTTAGCCGCAGTCGTGGTCGGGCCAGGAAGTATCGCTCTTAGCACGATCGCGGGCGGCCTCTACGGGTACTCCCTTGTTTGGGTCCCGATAATCACGACGATATTCATGATCACGTACGTTTGGATGGCCGCCCGAATTGCTCTTGTAACAGGGGAGACCATATTTGGGGCAACCAGGAAGAAATACAGCCAGAATATCGCTTTTCTCGGCGGGTTCTTTGGCTTTCTAACGATACTTGCATTTCAGGTGGGCAATAATGCAGGGATTGGTTTCGCATCGGAAGCACTCGTCGGTGGCGATGTCCGATTATGGGCGGCGGTGTTCACGCTTGTTGCGATCGGATTCGTATGGTTACCGGACCTATATGATAAAATTGAGTGGCTAGTCCGAATTGTCGTTGGTATCATGCTTATTGCCTTCGTCGGAACCCTTGCATTGGTAGGTGTTGATCTCAATGCGGCGGCTGTTGGACTCGTTCCATCGTTCCCAACGTTTGATGCCGTCACCTTATCGTTAGGAATGGCGGCGACGACATTCTCAATAGCAGCCGCAGTTTACATATCTCACCTGATGGCAGAGAAGGAGTGGGGACCCGAACGACTTACCCAACAATCTGCTGACACAATCATCGGGATTGCCGTTCTCGGCCTCATCGCGACTATTATTCTGCTAACGAGTGCCGCTGTAATTTTCGAAGGTGCAGGCGAACCCGTATTCTCCGCCCATGGGATGGCTCTTCAGCTTGAGCCTCTCGTTGGACCTGGAGCGTTCTATCTGTTCACGATCGGATTTTTCTTTGCAGCATTATCATCGCTCGTGGTGAATGCATTGATCGGTGCGACACTGTTCGTTGACGGCAGGGATATGGATCCGTCAATGGATGAGCGACCCGTGAAGATGTGGGCCAGTGCTGCAATGCTTGTTGGATTGCTTCCAGTACTCGTCTTTCAGGAAAACCCGATTGAGATTCTCCGACTCGCGCAAGCGCTCGCAATCGTCGCCTTCCCCTTGTTGGCATTCCTCGTACTAGCTATCTATACTGACGAGGACATGATGGGAGAGTACGTCAGCGGCCCGGTTATCAAAGGTCTTGGCATCATTGGCTACTTCACTGTGATCGGTATCATTCTGAACTACTTCTATGAGGTTTGGCAGTTCTTGACCTAG
- a CDS encoding Gfo/Idh/MocA family oxidoreductase — protein sequence MTKPTVGYIGLDHHHANAYLDSLQQLPVSLSSICEPNPEYEPSRTSLDGLPFYRDPESLLTENDPDIVWISLSNKATPDIIEQAVTHGVDVYAEKPSAKTAPELESLRDVVENSDATLSFSYTWRGHPAAQELKERAKQDFFGDVRTVEMRFLASQLQARETSHYLYESDASRGGIVQWLGVHWIDLLPWIMGDPITEVNATTTAKTESVSVEDGAVIQLKFESGALGSLQCGYYLRENRYDTYLSITGTEGRMSWDPMGDYFGFEDENTVEIESVSDAYSSAPRRYLTYDYDAVPGYGGGFGLAFMRQFLRARKNPAVEVPAGFDDAVYVLRVLDAIYESANRNEWVGVSDD from the coding sequence ATGACCAAGCCTACTGTCGGGTATATTGGATTGGATCATCACCACGCTAACGCGTATTTGGACAGTCTACAACAATTACCCGTATCACTTTCGAGTATCTGCGAACCTAATCCCGAGTATGAACCGTCTCGTACGTCTCTGGATGGGCTTCCATTCTACCGTGATCCCGAATCATTACTTACTGAAAACGATCCTGATATCGTCTGGATTAGTCTCTCAAATAAAGCTACACCGGACATTATTGAGCAAGCAGTTACGCACGGAGTAGACGTTTATGCAGAAAAGCCATCTGCAAAGACGGCGCCGGAACTAGAGTCTCTCCGGGACGTTGTAGAGAATTCGGATGCAACTCTCAGTTTTTCCTATACATGGCGAGGCCATCCTGCTGCTCAAGAGCTCAAAGAACGTGCAAAACAAGACTTCTTCGGAGACGTTCGCACAGTCGAAATGCGGTTTCTAGCGTCACAGCTACAAGCACGTGAGACTAGCCATTATCTATACGAATCCGATGCGAGTCGCGGGGGAATCGTTCAATGGCTTGGTGTTCACTGGATCGATCTCCTACCGTGGATTATGGGAGATCCGATCACCGAAGTCAATGCGACCACGACAGCTAAGACCGAGTCTGTCTCCGTAGAAGATGGTGCTGTGATCCAATTGAAGTTTGAATCTGGTGCTCTTGGATCACTGCAGTGTGGATACTACCTTCGCGAAAATCGATACGATACGTACCTTTCAATAACAGGTACTGAAGGTCGGATGTCATGGGATCCAATGGGAGATTATTTTGGATTCGAAGACGAGAACACCGTCGAAATTGAGTCTGTAAGTGACGCGTATTCTTCTGCACCACGTCGATACCTAACATACGACTACGATGCTGTCCCCGGATATGGTGGGGGGTTCGGACTAGCGTTCATGCGACAATTCTTACGCGCTCGCAAGAATCCTGCCGTCGAAGTCCCCGCAGGATTTGACGATGCAGTGTACGTTTTGCGAGTTCTGGATGCGATTTACGAGTCTGCCAACCGAAATGAGTGGGTTGGAGTGTCCGATGACTAA
- a CDS encoding CRISPR-associated endoribonuclease Cas6, with protein MRVLARLSARADAAYDHAYHHKLRGRIWRALEGTDFDEQHESGEPPGFVYSNIFPWGEMQEGDERNLLVASPHESLLANVAEDFQADRELNVGEMPLWIDEVSALDVDVGEPGTSGTIETGTGVFVRLYEHHREKFGIEDGHGDSPTFWRPEHSIEPFTAAIEDNAQQKHDLFAPDYLPGPTEVEGPLFDGYELLKTYALPLTVTQGVEREVVLSKWRFDYTVRDDDHRRHLNLLLDCGVGGRNGLGLGFVNITNE; from the coding sequence ATGCGGGTTCTGGCACGGCTCTCTGCCCGTGCAGACGCAGCCTACGACCACGCGTACCATCACAAGCTGCGAGGTCGGATCTGGCGTGCACTCGAAGGAACCGACTTTGATGAACAACACGAGTCCGGAGAGCCACCGGGATTCGTCTACTCCAACATCTTCCCGTGGGGGGAAATGCAGGAGGGTGACGAACGGAATCTTTTGGTTGCCTCTCCTCACGAGTCGTTGTTGGCTAACGTTGCAGAGGACTTCCAGGCCGATCGTGAGCTGAACGTTGGGGAGATGCCGCTGTGGATTGACGAGGTCTCCGCTCTCGATGTCGATGTTGGAGAGCCCGGCACGTCGGGGACGATTGAAACTGGAACTGGTGTGTTTGTCCGGTTGTACGAACATCACCGGGAGAAGTTCGGGATCGAGGACGGTCACGGTGACTCTCCAACGTTTTGGCGTCCAGAACACTCCATAGAGCCGTTCACAGCCGCGATCGAAGATAACGCCCAGCAGAAACACGATCTATTCGCCCCCGATTACCTGCCCGGGCCCACGGAGGTTGAGGGACCACTGTTCGATGGTTACGAGTTGCTCAAGACCTATGCGTTACCGCTGACGGTGACTCAGGGCGTCGAACGAGAGGTCGTCTTGAGCAAGTGGCGGTTTGACTACACTGTGCGTGATGACGACCACCGTCGGCACCTGAACCTGCTGTTGGACTGTGGCGTCGGCGGGCGAAACGGACTGGGACTCGGATTCGTGAACATCACCAATGAGTAG
- a CDS encoding endonuclease/exonuclease/phosphatase family protein encodes MELLSWNVQGAFPYYTPVERIEDQIRYIDEEAGCPDIIALNEVNRFRRDLWLQKLAAIGYTDIVHTLDWAETLGESDIPPHQDYNHVNGNLTAIHDTFRGTDLTRIHPSIRSGPWEDADLKDWDTNFPEKILHATVELETTTLDIWNVRAVPGSMHGEEKIKILNNTYNRIRKGCDHPCLLTGDFNAPDRELPDGTVIPWRFDQQGDIAKRWVEAERNVLQRLEEHGMVDVFRTLHGYGELDQLDVSHATQTDDPLAVAPAAVEGKRFDHLIASAELDPQACWYEQNGFRCSDHAPLIAEFRV; translated from the coding sequence ATGGAACTATTATCGTGGAACGTCCAGGGAGCGTTCCCATACTACACGCCCGTCGAGCGAATTGAGGACCAGATCCGGTACATCGATGAGGAAGCAGGATGTCCGGATATCATCGCACTCAACGAAGTCAACCGATTCAGACGCGACCTGTGGCTCCAGAAACTGGCCGCGATCGGCTATACCGATATCGTCCACACGCTCGATTGGGCCGAAACACTGGGCGAGAGCGACATCCCACCACATCAAGATTACAACCACGTGAATGGGAATCTCACGGCTATCCACGACACGTTCAGGGGCACCGATCTCACGAGAATACATCCGAGTATCCGCTCCGGACCGTGGGAGGATGCCGATCTGAAAGATTGGGATACGAACTTCCCGGAAAAGATTCTCCACGCAACGGTCGAACTCGAGACGACGACGCTGGATATCTGGAATGTTCGAGCCGTACCCGGTAGCATGCACGGCGAAGAAAAAATCAAGATTCTGAACAACACGTACAATAGAATTAGGAAGGGGTGCGATCACCCGTGTCTTCTCACCGGCGATTTCAACGCACCCGATCGGGAGTTGCCGGATGGGACGGTAATCCCCTGGCGGTTCGATCAACAGGGAGACATCGCCAAGCGGTGGGTTGAAGCCGAACGGAACGTCCTACAGAGACTGGAAGAACACGGTATGGTCGATGTGTTCCGTACTTTACATGGATACGGCGAACTCGATCAGCTCGATGTGAGTCACGCCACCCAAACGGACGATCCGTTAGCGGTGGCGCCAGCAGCAGTGGAAGGCAAGCGATTCGATCATTTAATTGCCTCGGCAGAGCTGGATCCACAGGCATGCTGGTACGAGCAGAATGGCTTCCGCTGTAGTGATCACGCGCCACTCATCGCAGAATTTCGTGTGTGA
- the xseA gene encoding exodeoxyribonuclease VII large subunit translates to MVIDDLPVDSENVLTVAELNARISEVIGDADSLQGVQCVGEVSQVNEYDWGVFIDLVDGDYELTALMWGSRYRKLESPLEPGMEVLLTGSVDFYAEDARISLKPWEVYVVGDGERGLRLTQLRSELAERGWFDETHKQPLPTLPRRIGIVTSLDGDARYDIETSIHDRYPDVELLIRDARVQGEHAPTSIANAIHTLDRETDVDVIIVGRGGGSETDLDAFNSEAVAEAIFTAGTPIVTAVGHREDEPLAGEVADATAITPTEAGTVVVPDRKELTAHLERLNDRLERAYTRSVQAQLDELHNRLETTYTQTVRAELDRLEDRLEAAFAEQQRRHAQRTTRRKYGAIIAVLLAIVLGLVLYIAFTGL, encoded by the coding sequence ATGGTCATCGACGACCTGCCTGTAGATAGCGAAAACGTCCTCACGGTGGCGGAGCTCAACGCTCGGATCAGTGAGGTCATCGGCGACGCCGATAGCCTTCAGGGCGTCCAGTGTGTCGGCGAGGTCAGCCAGGTCAACGAGTATGACTGGGGCGTGTTCATCGATCTCGTCGATGGCGACTACGAACTCACCGCGTTGATGTGGGGGAGCCGGTACCGGAAACTCGAGTCACCACTCGAACCCGGTATGGAAGTTCTGCTCACCGGAAGCGTGGATTTCTATGCAGAAGACGCGCGGATCAGCCTCAAACCATGGGAGGTGTACGTTGTCGGCGACGGTGAGCGGGGATTGCGCCTCACCCAACTGCGTTCGGAACTGGCCGAGCGAGGCTGGTTCGACGAAACACACAAACAGCCCCTCCCGACGCTGCCCCGTCGGATCGGCATCGTTACCTCCCTCGATGGGGATGCCCGGTACGATATCGAGACCTCGATTCACGATCGGTATCCCGACGTCGAGTTGCTCATCCGGGATGCCCGCGTCCAGGGCGAGCATGCGCCCACGTCGATCGCGAACGCGATTCACACGCTCGATCGCGAGACTGACGTCGACGTGATCATCGTCGGTCGAGGTGGCGGCAGCGAAACCGATCTCGACGCATTCAACAGCGAGGCCGTCGCCGAGGCGATCTTCACCGCCGGGACGCCGATCGTCACCGCCGTCGGCCACCGCGAAGATGAACCGCTCGCCGGCGAGGTCGCCGACGCAACGGCGATCACGCCTACCGAGGCCGGCACCGTCGTCGTTCCCGACCGAAAAGAGTTGACTGCCCACCTCGAACGATTGAACGACCGGCTCGAGAGGGCCTATACCCGGAGTGTTCAGGCACAACTTGACGAGTTGCACAATCGACTGGAGACCACCTACACCCAGACGGTCCGGGCCGAGTTGGATCGCCTTGAGGACCGCCTCGAAGCCGCTTTCGCCGAGCAACAGCGTCGCCACGCCCAGCGGACGACCCGTCGCAAGTACGGTGCGATCATCGCCGTCCTGCTTGCAATCGTTCTGGGGCTCGTATTGTATATCGCGTTCACGGGGTTGTGA
- a CDS encoding IclR family transcriptional regulator gives MEGVGTPSDDRLVQSVQTAINIIISLRESDGARVTDLAADIGMSKGTVSNHLKTLEANDFVAKNDDGTYHLGLRFLNIAHGAQSRYPVLELVRTQTNDLADESGETALFATEEHGLGVVLDVAYGEYAVKTPLWVGHRDHLHHTAVGKAILAHLPDREVQAIIEEHGLPKKTPNTITDIEELLEELNQIADRGCAYNKQETISGLVGVGAPIQSQDGDVIGGISIIGPSSRIRDQRYHDEFPEMIEKAKNVIELNLTSL, from the coding sequence ATGGAAGGTGTTGGCACTCCCTCAGATGATCGCCTCGTACAGTCAGTCCAAACAGCGATCAATATTATCATCTCGCTTCGGGAGAGCGATGGAGCAAGAGTAACAGACCTCGCCGCCGATATCGGTATGTCAAAGGGGACTGTTAGTAATCATCTCAAAACGCTCGAGGCGAATGATTTTGTAGCAAAAAACGATGATGGTACCTATCATTTGGGACTGCGGTTTCTCAACATCGCCCATGGAGCTCAATCTCGATATCCAGTACTGGAACTGGTACGGACACAAACCAACGACTTAGCCGATGAAAGTGGTGAAACAGCGTTATTTGCCACTGAAGAGCACGGATTAGGCGTCGTGCTTGATGTAGCGTATGGGGAGTACGCGGTGAAGACGCCTTTATGGGTTGGTCATCGAGATCACCTCCATCACACAGCAGTTGGAAAAGCAATCCTCGCACATCTACCCGATCGGGAAGTGCAGGCAATCATAGAGGAACATGGTCTCCCGAAAAAAACACCAAATACGATTACTGATATAGAAGAGTTGCTAGAAGAATTGAATCAGATAGCAGACCGAGGGTGCGCATACAATAAACAAGAGACAATCAGTGGTCTTGTCGGTGTTGGAGCTCCCATACAGTCGCAGGATGGGGATGTGATAGGTGGGATTAGTATTATTGGCCCATCAAGTAGAATAAGAGACCAGAGATATCATGACGAATTTCCGGAAATGATCGAAAAGGCCAAAAACGTCATTGAACTTAATCTAACCTCGCTGTAG
- a CDS encoding PLP-dependent transferase: MDTTDLALVEAATTPNTRLVYLESPTNPTLQVSDIEAIADYTDEAILAVDNTFASPALQRPLSLDADVVVESRTKYISGHSDAIAGPIVTDGELLKETIEFIQYNQGATLGLFEAFLVQRCSKTIGGRIWTHCENARIIAEYLESHQAIESVYYSGLESHPDHEIATGKMTYSGGMVSVELDATLEQTSDVLSAMEVFQLAGSLGGVETPVEQPAVMTHQDLSPEERREAGISDSFIRLSVGIEDAEDLIDDLETAIADGLEKG, translated from the coding sequence ATCGACACAACCGATCTCGCACTTGTCGAGGCGGCTACGACTCCAAATACCAGACTCGTGTATCTCGAAAGCCCGACGAATCCGACACTACAGGTTAGCGACATCGAAGCAATCGCCGACTACACGGACGAGGCCATACTCGCGGTGGATAACACATTCGCCTCGCCAGCGCTTCAGCGTCCATTGTCACTCGATGCCGACGTAGTCGTTGAATCGCGCACAAAATACATTTCGGGACATTCCGACGCAATCGCGGGTCCGATCGTAACCGACGGCGAGTTGCTCAAGGAAACGATCGAGTTTATCCAATACAATCAAGGGGCTACACTCGGTCTGTTCGAAGCCTTCCTCGTCCAGCGCTGCTCGAAGACGATCGGAGGCAGAATTTGGACTCACTGTGAGAACGCCAGGATCATCGCCGAGTACCTCGAGTCACACCAGGCCATCGAATCAGTCTACTATTCAGGCCTTGAGTCCCATCCCGACCATGAAATAGCTACCGGGAAGATGACATATTCCGGGGGTATGGTAAGCGTCGAACTCGACGCGACTCTCGAACAGACCAGCGACGTCCTCTCGGCGATGGAGGTGTTCCAGTTGGCGGGAAGTCTCGGAGGCGTCGAAACCCCCGTCGAACAACCCGCTGTGATGACCCACCAGGACCTCTCACCGGAAGAACGCCGCGAGGCAGGCATCTCGGATAGCTTCATCCGGCTTTCGGTTGGGATCGAGGACGCCGAGGATCTAATCGACGACCTCGAGACGGCGATCGCAGACGGCCTCGAAAAAGGGTGA
- a CDS encoding ADP-ribosylglycohydrolase family protein, protein MDTERAMGVILGLACGDALGRPVEFRSADQITAEYGELTEMVGHGTWNQPAGTITDDTAQALCIARSLAEQGTFDPDDIADRFVQWYESDPFDIGTMTRRALQQIAQGDDWETAGQAVWEASPEGSNAGNGSVMRCPPLAIAYAEDRPRLAEVSRQSSQITHADPRCTDGCVIVTDTIARIAAGEERPLASVLADRREDLSRELVAALEPVAAGETPTLSTSGYVVDTVQTALHDALQASAFEDAIVTAVNRGGDTDTIGAVVGAVAGARFGAEGVPDRWVTEIDEVAELRQLGSTLAAESFV, encoded by the coding sequence ATGGACACCGAACGCGCGATGGGCGTCATACTCGGCCTCGCATGTGGCGACGCACTGGGTCGGCCTGTCGAGTTCCGCTCTGCCGACCAGATTACTGCAGAGTACGGGGAACTCACGGAGATGGTCGGCCATGGAACGTGGAACCAGCCGGCGGGAACGATCACCGACGACACCGCACAGGCGCTGTGTATCGCCCGCTCTCTCGCCGAGCAGGGCACGTTCGATCCGGATGACATTGCCGATCGGTTCGTTCAGTGGTACGAGTCTGACCCGTTCGACATCGGGACCATGACCCGTCGGGCGCTCCAGCAGATCGCCCAGGGTGACGACTGGGAGACGGCCGGCCAGGCCGTATGGGAAGCCAGTCCCGAGGGGAGTAACGCCGGCAATGGCAGCGTGATGCGGTGTCCACCGCTTGCGATAGCGTATGCCGAGGACCGACCACGGCTGGCCGAGGTGAGCCGACAGTCGTCACAGATCACGCATGCGGATCCACGCTGTACCGATGGATGTGTAATCGTCACCGATACGATCGCTCGCATCGCCGCCGGCGAGGAGCGGCCGCTGGCGAGCGTCCTCGCCGATCGGCGCGAGGATCTGTCCCGGGAACTGGTCGCGGCCCTGGAGCCGGTTGCCGCGGGTGAGACGCCCACGCTGTCGACATCCGGGTACGTCGTCGATACCGTTCAGACGGCGCTGCACGACGCGCTGCAGGCGTCCGCATTCGAAGACGCTATCGTCACGGCGGTGAACCGCGGCGGTGATACGGACACGATCGGGGCTGTCGTCGGTGCCGTGGCTGGAGCGCGGTTCGGTGCCGAAGGCGTACCCGATCGGTGGGTTACCGAGATTGACGAGGTAGCCGAGTTGCGGCAACTCGGTTCGACGCTAGCCGCGGAATCGTTCGTGTGA
- the xseB gene encoding exodeoxyribonuclease VII small subunit, with amino-acid sequence MTDQSLDEKIDRLEQLIDRLETEELSLQEAQRLHDDATALLEELEAELDIGDGSVTELDGGQ; translated from the coding sequence ATGACCGACCAATCACTCGACGAGAAGATCGACCGACTCGAACAGCTTATCGACCGCCTCGAAACTGAGGAGCTGTCACTCCAGGAGGCTCAGCGCCTCCACGACGATGCAACAGCATTGCTTGAGGAACTTGAAGCCGAACTGGACATTGGCGACGGCAGCGTCACCGAACTCGACGGTGGGCAGTGA
- a CDS encoding fumarylacetoacetate hydrolase family protein: protein MHTVRFRDPTGLTRTGQLVDDVIETAGRTYSFGEVTILPPCEPTKIICQAGGFLDHRKESGVQEIPDRPELFLKTPNCVIGHKDMIELPPNREQIEFEGEFGIVIDQQCRAVTTENAMGVVRGFTCLNDISNRDDQEQERNWVRGKAFDASLPTGPVLATPDEVPDDARLTLRVNGETKQQTTREQMYFSVPKLVSEVSELITLEPGDIIASGTPFGPGPLSDGDTVEVEFEGVGTLRNSVDSY, encoded by the coding sequence ATGCATACAGTACGGTTTCGAGATCCCACAGGGTTGACTCGAACGGGCCAATTGGTTGATGACGTTATCGAAACTGCAGGCCGAACGTATTCATTTGGAGAGGTGACTATCCTGCCGCCGTGTGAACCAACCAAGATTATTTGTCAGGCTGGTGGATTTTTAGACCACCGCAAGGAATCGGGTGTCCAAGAAATACCTGACCGCCCCGAGCTATTTTTGAAGACTCCGAATTGTGTGATCGGCCATAAGGACATGATAGAGCTCCCACCGAACCGTGAACAAATAGAGTTTGAAGGAGAATTTGGAATCGTAATCGATCAGCAATGTCGGGCAGTCACTACCGAGAACGCGATGGGTGTCGTTCGGGGATTCACCTGTCTTAATGACATCTCGAACCGAGACGACCAAGAGCAGGAACGAAATTGGGTTCGCGGTAAAGCCTTCGATGCGTCGCTCCCGACAGGCCCAGTTCTGGCAACACCAGATGAAGTCCCGGATGATGCACGCCTGACCTTGAGAGTCAACGGTGAGACCAAACAACAGACGACCCGTGAGCAGATGTATTTTTCAGTTCCCAAACTTGTTTCCGAAGTGTCTGAACTAATTACGCTGGAACCTGGGGATATCATCGCGAGTGGTACACCATTTGGCCCAGGCCCACTGTCTGATGGCGATACTGTCGAGGTCGAGTTCGAAGGTGTCGGCACACTCAGAAATTCTGTCGACTCCTACTGA
- a CDS encoding Gfo/Idh/MocA family oxidoreductase — translation MVSIGILGLDTSHAPMFADIIEEMPKVSLEAVWDDGTTRDDEYRIEFSNRYNATMCNDSKEIIDSVDGVMVLDVNWDNHVPLAIEALQADVPTLIDKPIAGQVNDLSDLAAEAADTPVVGGSAVPYHPRLQTLSATPGSDTLYCLGYQHRFYYGAHLVDIARTLASANWTRVTPAPDPGDTVDVEFENGTFATLRLDGPGPDTSGNEFIVLSVNHGRAVTLEDDTTVHNEMYREYLADFVAAIEDWETRIERVVDCGQLLLAVNSAIERCQPVIRDSPQLSTYQMDGDAFTELYRSEWQ, via the coding sequence ATGGTCTCTATCGGGATCCTCGGTCTCGACACCAGCCATGCCCCGATGTTTGCGGATATTATCGAGGAAATGCCAAAGGTGTCACTTGAGGCAGTCTGGGACGACGGGACAACACGCGATGACGAATATCGAATCGAATTCAGTAATCGGTACAACGCCACGATGTGTAACGATTCAAAGGAGATAATAGATTCTGTCGACGGGGTAATGGTGCTCGACGTGAATTGGGACAATCACGTCCCGTTGGCCATTGAAGCCCTACAAGCAGACGTCCCAACGCTCATAGACAAACCCATTGCAGGGCAAGTGAATGACCTCTCAGACCTTGCAGCAGAGGCAGCTGACACTCCGGTTGTTGGTGGCTCAGCAGTTCCGTACCATCCGCGGCTCCAGACACTGTCGGCTACCCCTGGTAGTGACACGCTATACTGTCTGGGGTATCAGCACCGCTTCTACTATGGAGCTCACCTTGTCGATATTGCACGGACGCTGGCAAGCGCAAACTGGACGCGTGTGACACCCGCACCAGATCCGGGTGACACAGTCGATGTTGAATTTGAAAACGGAACGTTTGCCACCCTAAGATTAGATGGGCCCGGCCCCGACACCAGCGGAAACGAGTTCATCGTATTGAGCGTTAATCATGGGAGGGCCGTAACATTGGAAGACGATACGACGGTACACAACGAAATGTATCGAGAATACCTAGCTGATTTTGTAGCAGCGATTGAGGACTGGGAGACCAGAATAGAACGGGTGGTCGATTGCGGTCAACTATTGCTCGCAGTCAATAGTGCAATCGAACGATGCCAACCAGTTATCCGTGACTCACCCCAGCTTTCAACGTATCAAATGGACGGGGATGCGTTTACAGAACTCTACCGCTCGGAGTGGCAGTAA
- a CDS encoding NAD(P)-dependent oxidoreductase, which yields MSDNKLADITTEAELSDVLSEPFPEDVETARQLDGDVMILGAGGKMGPSLIRRILRAIDQADGDNTVYAVSRYSDPDVKSQLESWGAETIGADLLEPGALDALPDCENIIYMVGKKFGATGGEPLTWTINSYLPGEVARRFADSHIVAFSTGNVYPPVPVDSGGPTEEDETGPVGEYAQSCLGRERVFQYFSERNNTPTCLLRLNYAVEARYGVLVDIGRWVYNQEPVPLDMSYVNVIWQGDANSVCFQSLELADSPAEILNMTGPEILSVRDIAEQFGDYFDSEVTFEGEERDTALLNDASRCHEIFGEPKVPVSDVIELVASWIEQGNPIMDKPTKFHVRSGEF from the coding sequence ATGAGCGATAACAAATTGGCAGACATCACGACTGAAGCAGAGCTCTCGGACGTTCTTTCGGAACCATTTCCAGAGGATGTTGAAACAGCGCGACAGCTCGATGGCGACGTGATGATCCTCGGGGCGGGCGGAAAGATGGGCCCATCATTGATCAGGCGTATTCTCCGTGCCATTGACCAAGCAGATGGTGATAACACAGTTTACGCTGTCTCGAGGTACTCCGATCCAGACGTCAAATCACAATTAGAGTCCTGGGGAGCTGAAACGATCGGGGCTGATTTGTTAGAACCCGGCGCATTGGATGCGCTCCCGGATTGTGAGAACATCATTTACATGGTTGGGAAGAAATTTGGAGCCACTGGCGGAGAACCATTGACATGGACGATCAACTCATATCTCCCCGGTGAGGTCGCCCGGCGTTTTGCAGATTCACACATTGTTGCGTTTTCGACCGGCAACGTATACCCTCCAGTCCCCGTTGATTCGGGTGGCCCAACAGAAGAAGACGAAACTGGACCAGTTGGGGAATATGCCCAATCATGCTTGGGGCGTGAACGGGTCTTTCAATATTTCTCAGAGCGCAACAATACCCCGACGTGTTTACTCCGACTTAATTACGCCGTCGAGGCACGTTACGGCGTGTTGGTAGACATTGGCCGTTGGGTCTATAATCAAGAACCCGTCCCACTCGATATGAGCTATGTCAATGTTATTTGGCAAGGGGACGCAAATTCAGTATGTTTCCAATCTCTCGAGTTAGCAGATTCTCCAGCTGAGATCTTGAATATGACCGGTCCCGAGATCCTGTCAGTTCGTGATATCGCAGAACAATTCGGCGACTATTTCGATTCCGAGGTGACTTTCGAGGGCGAAGAGCGGGACACCGCTCTACTCAACGATGCGAGCCGATGCCATGAGATATTTGGAGAACCCAAAGTCCCGGTCTCAGATGTGATTGAACTTGTTGCGTCGTGGATCGAACAGGGGAATCCGATCATGGACAAACCTACAAAATTCCACGTGAGAAGTGGAGAGTTCTGA